Proteins from a genomic interval of Longimicrobiaceae bacterium:
- a CDS encoding protein-glutamate O-methyltransferase CheR: MTRPELSDREYRLFSEWLSEEYGLCFGPAKRDILRSRLDARRIALGFDSFEQLYLHLKFHPEKERERHQLLPHLTNNESYFFREPAQLDAFAAEVLPEVKKGLERASRREIRVLSAGCAAGEEAYTLAIVARGALGSTSLWSARVIGVDLDSEALVRARRGAYGANAFRRVQDPERAKYFDRCGDQMWSIKPAIKRMVEFAEANLVARDWRGSLPPQDVIFCRNVLIYFDDHNIARAIQGLYDALVPGGYLFLGHAESLSRIPNRFVPVRRPGVIYYRRPADG; encoded by the coding sequence GTGACAAGGCCTGAGCTAAGTGACCGCGAATACCGGCTGTTCAGCGAATGGCTCAGCGAGGAATACGGTCTTTGCTTCGGGCCCGCCAAGCGTGACATTCTCCGTTCTCGACTGGACGCGCGGCGGATCGCCCTCGGCTTCGACAGCTTCGAGCAGCTATATCTCCATCTGAAGTTCCATCCCGAGAAGGAGCGCGAGCGACATCAGCTCCTCCCGCACCTGACCAACAACGAGAGCTACTTCTTCCGCGAACCGGCGCAGCTCGATGCCTTCGCCGCGGAGGTTCTGCCGGAGGTGAAGAAGGGATTGGAGCGTGCCTCCCGACGGGAGATTCGCGTGCTCAGCGCGGGGTGCGCGGCGGGGGAGGAAGCGTACACGCTGGCCATCGTGGCGCGGGGGGCACTAGGCTCAACATCGCTCTGGTCGGCGCGCGTTATCGGGGTGGACCTCGATTCGGAAGCGCTCGTCCGGGCGCGCCGGGGGGCGTACGGGGCAAACGCCTTCCGCCGCGTACAGGATCCGGAACGGGCGAAGTACTTCGACCGCTGCGGCGACCAGATGTGGAGTATCAAGCCCGCCATCAAACGAATGGTGGAGTTTGCCGAGGCGAACCTGGTCGCTCGAGACTGGAGGGGTTCGCTCCCACCGCAGGACGTGATCTTCTGCAGAAACGTGCTCATCTACTTCGACGACCACAACATCGCCCGGGCCATCCAGGGGCTGTACGACGCGCTCGTACCGGGCGGCTATCTCTTCCTCGGTCACGCCGAGAGCCTCAGCCGGATCCCCAACCGCTTCGTCCCGGTGCGGCGGCCGGGCGTGATCTACTA
- a CDS encoding HEAT repeat domain-containing protein, protein MSEELREAIHQGDPEGALHAAAAAIEADEVRPLVETLLELLASESAWTREGAREVLRRLTPDARLVELLIAELSEGSHPDRRNGARSALAGLSTPGARDPSAPLPLLIRALHDSPDSDVRLLCANALGESGNPRAREALEAALGDPEPNVVAAAAEALGELKDPRALGALIALAEKRDFWTGNAAAVALGDLGDPRASPVLARLTTDPWLAAAAARALGRVGDAESLEALRDMVEMPDEPRRAALRAAAQILARIDQPAPEWLQLALRDEEEALKKELEASGDPECARLLGLAGTRSAIDALLGHLRDDPEGAAVVGLEHAPAVLRAEAILRRLDGASAEELPTLLSLLPPLEAREDLQRVAALLGSEKEEMRAASADALGRADVEKVLAVLEESRRDPRVRLGVALAYGRLGSQRCAPLAEMLHDPDPRVRAAAAAAAGRCGVATGRELIAALRRETDEAAARALIRALGTDGSPEAVAELERVLAAADAPRRFEAVQALGCTGSPEAFQPLVSVLADPDPGIRAVALAALGELGDARAEEPLARHIHDPDRDRRRIAAVAIQRLSSRDTAQHLEAALEDPDREVRLVAIKALERLKLPSTVAALDRVAAEDEDALVRHTAALVAAGLQDRPSEDS, encoded by the coding sequence GTGTCTGAGGAGCTCCGCGAGGCGATCCATCAGGGCGATCCCGAGGGAGCGCTCCACGCCGCGGCGGCGGCGATCGAAGCGGACGAGGTCCGCCCGTTGGTGGAGACGCTGCTCGAGCTCCTCGCCAGCGAGAGCGCGTGGACCCGCGAGGGAGCCCGCGAGGTGCTCCGCCGGCTGACGCCCGACGCTCGTCTGGTAGAGCTGCTCATCGCCGAGCTCTCCGAGGGATCGCACCCGGACCGTCGGAACGGCGCGCGCTCCGCCCTGGCCGGGCTGTCGACCCCCGGCGCCCGTGACCCGAGCGCTCCCCTCCCCCTCCTGATCCGCGCACTGCACGACAGCCCCGACAGCGACGTGCGGCTCCTGTGCGCCAACGCGCTCGGCGAGTCGGGGAATCCGCGCGCGCGTGAGGCGCTGGAAGCGGCGCTCGGCGACCCCGAGCCGAACGTCGTCGCGGCCGCAGCCGAGGCCCTGGGTGAGCTGAAAGATCCCCGCGCGCTCGGCGCGCTGATCGCGCTCGCCGAAAAGCGGGATTTCTGGACGGGGAATGCCGCGGCGGTCGCCCTCGGCGACCTCGGTGACCCGCGGGCGAGCCCGGTGCTCGCCCGTCTGACTACGGACCCCTGGCTGGCCGCCGCCGCTGCGCGGGCGCTGGGCCGGGTTGGCGACGCGGAGTCGCTGGAGGCGCTCCGCGATATGGTCGAGATGCCCGATGAACCGCGGCGGGCGGCGCTCCGGGCGGCCGCGCAGATCCTCGCCCGGATCGATCAGCCGGCTCCGGAGTGGCTCCAACTGGCACTACGTGATGAAGAGGAGGCGCTGAAAAAGGAGCTCGAGGCGAGCGGCGATCCCGAGTGCGCGCGTCTGCTCGGCCTCGCGGGCACGCGCAGCGCGATCGATGCCCTGCTCGGTCACCTGCGGGACGACCCTGAGGGCGCCGCTGTCGTAGGCCTGGAGCACGCCCCGGCCGTGCTCCGCGCGGAAGCCATTCTGCGCCGTCTGGATGGCGCATCTGCGGAGGAGCTCCCTACCCTGCTGTCCCTCCTCCCGCCGCTCGAAGCGCGGGAAGACTTGCAGCGGGTGGCCGCCCTCCTCGGGAGCGAAAAGGAGGAGATGCGTGCCGCCTCGGCCGACGCGCTCGGCCGTGCCGACGTGGAGAAGGTGCTGGCGGTGCTGGAAGAGTCCAGGCGAGACCCGCGCGTACGGCTCGGGGTGGCACTCGCCTATGGGCGGCTGGGGAGCCAGCGCTGCGCACCCCTGGCCGAGATGCTCCACGATCCTGACCCGCGAGTCCGGGCCGCGGCGGCTGCGGCGGCCGGGCGCTGCGGCGTTGCCACAGGGCGGGAGCTGATCGCGGCGCTGCGTCGCGAAACCGACGAAGCCGCGGCCCGCGCGCTCATCCGCGCGCTCGGCACCGACGGCAGCCCGGAGGCGGTGGCTGAGCTCGAGCGCGTGCTCGCCGCTGCCGATGCTCCACGACGGTTCGAGGCCGTCCAGGCACTCGGCTGCACCGGATCGCCGGAGGCTTTCCAACCCCTCGTCAGCGTCCTGGCGGACCCCGACCCGGGCATCCGGGCGGTGGCCCTGGCCGCGCTGGGGGAGCTGGGTGACGCTCGCGCCGAGGAGCCGCTTGCCCGTCACATCCACGACCCCGACCGCGATCGCCGGCGGATCGCCGCCGTAGCCATTCAGCGCCTGTCGAGCCGCGACACGGCCCAGCACCTGGAAGCCGCGCTCGAGGACCCGGACCGCGAAGTCCGCCTGGTGGCGATCAAGGCCCTGGAGCGTCTGAAACTACCGAGCACCGTCGCCGCCCTCGACCGGGTGGCGGCGGAGGACGAGGACGCGCTGGTGCGTCACACCGCTGCCCTGGTGGCCGCGGGCTTGCAGGACCGGCCTTCCGAGGACTCGTGA
- a CDS encoding methyl-accepting chemotaxis protein, translating into MSRLSEWFANTAVRNKILLGYALILAFMFVIAVVVAIQAERIQRENDQRERIEALWATTLDLSRAFASMNGSVREYALTGDPRSLTAYEEFLEQKQQAFRDAMEVANQSQQEVLSQAEAAMQAWQSSAANVAIPLRQATLQPGGPPVDSVIAWYQQGVARDQVQQARSALSSLSDAAGRAALQAGANVADALRWMRWTSATATLLAAIGALLIAFWIAGRIGAPLSEAVELASAVAEGDLTRQAPLRGEDEVGKVVRALNSMSSDLRAIISSVAGSTSQVASTAEQIAASSEEISSTADLQVRSTEETSSSMEEIAAQINRVAGSTESLATSVEQTSSSVTQMSNSIEQTATSTESLSVSVEQTSATIEEMVASIQQVARHVQETREIARGAEGDARAGGEAVESTIDAMRQIHAEMQRLVEDISDLRRTSEAIGHISGVIEDIADQTNLLALNAAIEAARAGEHGRGFTVVAQEIRRLAERSVESTREIGATIQSVLEDVSQTVRSTGEMAERTPRGIQLANGAGKALEKIIESSGRTRQLMEEVSLATEQQISAAEQAQEAIRHIERISSETRLATREQAIGARQIAEAIENMNRQTREVFAATEEQKRGGEMVLKATENISEGARATQRALQEMANAARELSTQANRLTELVTTFRV; encoded by the coding sequence ATGAGCCGCCTTTCGGAGTGGTTCGCGAACACGGCCGTGCGGAACAAGATCCTGCTGGGTTACGCACTGATCCTGGCCTTCATGTTCGTGATCGCGGTGGTCGTCGCGATCCAGGCGGAGCGCATCCAGCGCGAAAACGATCAGCGCGAGAGGATCGAAGCGCTCTGGGCAACCACTCTCGACCTCTCCCGCGCCTTCGCCTCGATGAACGGCTCGGTGCGCGAGTACGCCCTGACCGGGGACCCACGCTCGCTCACCGCCTACGAAGAGTTCCTCGAGCAGAAGCAGCAGGCCTTCCGCGACGCCATGGAGGTCGCAAACCAGAGCCAGCAGGAGGTCCTCTCCCAGGCCGAGGCGGCCATGCAGGCCTGGCAGAGCTCCGCGGCCAACGTGGCGATTCCGCTGCGCCAGGCGACCCTGCAGCCGGGCGGTCCGCCGGTGGACTCGGTGATCGCCTGGTACCAGCAGGGCGTCGCGCGGGACCAGGTGCAGCAGGCGCGGTCGGCGCTTTCGAGCCTGAGCGACGCGGCGGGCAGGGCGGCACTCCAGGCCGGCGCGAACGTAGCCGACGCCCTGCGTTGGATGCGCTGGACGTCGGCGACAGCCACCCTGCTCGCGGCCATCGGCGCCCTGCTGATTGCCTTCTGGATCGCAGGCCGGATCGGCGCACCCCTCTCGGAGGCGGTGGAGCTCGCTTCGGCGGTGGCCGAGGGTGACCTGACGCGACAGGCCCCGTTGCGCGGCGAAGACGAGGTCGGCAAGGTCGTGCGCGCGCTGAACTCGATGTCCAGCGACCTGCGGGCGATCATCTCCAGCGTCGCCGGGAGCACCTCGCAGGTGGCCTCCACCGCCGAGCAGATCGCCGCGTCGTCCGAGGAGATCTCCAGCACCGCCGACCTGCAGGTGCGCTCCACGGAGGAGACCTCCAGCTCCATGGAGGAGATCGCGGCTCAGATCAATCGCGTGGCCGGCAGCACCGAATCGCTCGCGACCTCCGTGGAGCAGACCTCCAGCTCGGTCACGCAGATGAGCAACTCGATCGAGCAGACCGCCACCAGCACGGAGTCGCTCAGCGTGTCGGTGGAGCAGACCTCGGCCACGATCGAGGAGATGGTCGCCTCGATCCAGCAGGTCGCCCGCCACGTGCAGGAGACGCGGGAGATCGCCCGCGGGGCGGAGGGAGACGCGCGAGCAGGCGGGGAGGCAGTGGAGAGCACGATCGATGCAATGCGTCAGATCCACGCGGAGATGCAGCGGCTGGTGGAAGACATCTCCGACCTGCGGCGGACGAGCGAAGCGATCGGCCACATCTCCGGAGTCATCGAGGACATCGCGGACCAGACCAACTTGCTGGCTTTGAATGCCGCGATCGAGGCGGCGCGGGCGGGCGAGCACGGCCGCGGCTTCACCGTCGTGGCGCAGGAGATCCGCCGCCTGGCGGAGCGCTCGGTCGAATCGACGCGCGAGATCGGCGCGACCATCCAGAGCGTACTGGAGGATGTCAGCCAGACGGTCCGGTCGACAGGGGAGATGGCGGAGCGGACCCCGCGGGGCATCCAACTCGCCAACGGGGCAGGCAAGGCGCTCGAGAAGATCATCGAGTCTTCCGGGCGAACGCGGCAACTCATGGAGGAGGTCTCCCTCGCGACCGAGCAGCAGATCAGCGCGGCGGAGCAGGCGCAGGAAGCGATCCGTCACATCGAGCGCATCTCGTCGGAAACCCGGCTGGCCACACGGGAGCAGGCAATCGGCGCGAGGCAGATCGCCGAAGCCATCGAGAACATGAACCGGCAGACGCGTGAGGTCTTCGCCGCCACTGAAGAGCAGAAGCGTGGAGGGGAGATGGTCCTGAAGGCGACCGAAAACATCAGCGAGGGGGCGCGCGCGACGCAGCGCGCGCTGCAGGAAATGGCGAACGCCGCGCGCGAGCTCTCCACGCAGGCCAACCGCCTCACCGAACTGGTCACCACCTTCCGTGTCTGA
- a CDS encoding chemotaxis protein CheW, with translation MTDRGNGLLDGEERAVVVRVGEAEFGIDVRRVREVLRAPPITRLPFPPPTILGIASVRGALVPILDLGERLLGRPANHAGRLVVVRDPYGDGSIGLLVDAVLDLVPLDRRAEEPPEEIEASLPEGWVLGVLAPGEQRLVTLLELSKVLDLQNAPEEERR, from the coding sequence TTGACCGACCGGGGTAACGGTCTGCTCGACGGCGAGGAGCGAGCGGTGGTCGTGCGCGTGGGCGAGGCTGAATTCGGGATCGACGTGCGAAGGGTTCGCGAGGTTCTCCGCGCTCCGCCCATCACCCGGCTCCCCTTCCCTCCTCCAACCATTCTGGGCATCGCCAGCGTGCGGGGTGCGCTGGTTCCCATCCTGGACCTGGGCGAGCGCCTTCTGGGCCGACCCGCGAACCACGCCGGGAGGCTGGTCGTCGTGCGGGATCCGTACGGCGATGGATCGATCGGCTTGCTGGTGGACGCCGTGCTCGACCTGGTGCCCCTCGACCGGCGCGCGGAGGAGCCGCCCGAGGAGATCGAGGCCTCGCTCCCGGAGGGGTGGGTGCTCGGAGTGCTGGCCCCCGGCGAGCAGCGGCTGGTCACCCTGCTGGAATTGAGCAAGGTCCTGGACCTGCAGAACGCCCCCGAAGAGGAGAGACGATGA